The Sander lucioperca isolate FBNREF2018 chromosome 15, SLUC_FBN_1.2, whole genome shotgun sequence genome window below encodes:
- the gnrh3 gene encoding gonadotropin-releasing hormone 3, which translates to MEASSRVMVQVLVLALVFQVTLSQHWSYGWLPGGKRSVGELEATIRMMGTGGVVSLPEEASAQTQERLRPYNVINDDYSHFDRKRRFPNN; encoded by the exons ATGGAAGCAAGCAGCAGAGTGATGGTGCAGGTGTTGGTGTTGGCATTGGTGTTCCAGGTCACCCTGTCTCAGCACTGGTCCTATGGATGGTTACCAGGTGGAAAAAGAAGTGTGGGGGAGCTGGAGGCAACCATCAGG ATGATGGGTACAGGAGGAGTTGTGTCTCTTCCCGAAGAGGCGAGTGCCCAGACCCAAGAGAGACTGAGACCATACAATGTA ATCAATGATGATTACAGTCATTTTGACCGAAAGAGAAGGTTCCCTAATAATTGA